The DNA segment TTTCCTTTTGACTTCTTATCCCGCTGCTTTCACAATCGCCACAAAATCTTCGGCTTTGAGGCTCGCTCCACCGATGAGTCCGCCGTCGATATTCGGCATGGCAAACAATTCAACGGCGTTTGAAGGTTTCACGCTTCCACCGTACTGAATGCGGAGATTCCCGGCAGCCGACTCCCCAAACATATCGCTGATCGTCGCACGGATTGAAGCATGAACCTCTTCAGCCTGCTCAGGTGTTGCCGTCTTTCCTGTTCCGATAGCCCACACCGGCTCATAAGCCAGAACAACGCCGCCAAGATCACCGACATCCTTCAGACCTTCACGAACCTGTTCGGTAACTATCTTGTCCGTAATGCCGCCTTCCCGCTCTTCGAGGGTCTCGCCGACGCACATGATAACCTGCATGCCTTCCGCCAGCGCTTTTCTGACCCTGAGGTTCACTGTCCGGTTGGTCTCACCGAAATACTGCCTGCGCTCGGAATGTCCGATAATAACGTATGCACAACCCAGAGACTCCAGCATTCGTACCGAAATCTCACCGGTATAAGCGCCGTCATCTTCATAGTGGCAATTCTGCGCGGCAAGCCGGATATCGCTCGATCCGATAACTTTTCCAACCTCCGTAAGTGCAGGAAAAGCCGGGGCAATCCCGACTTCACAAAGAAGAGTGCTGTTTCCGAGGTGCTCAAGAATTGCCGAGGCAAGCTCACTTGCTTCAGCAACGGTTTTGTTCATTTTCCAGTTACCTACAACAATTTTTTTACGCATGATCAATAGTCGGTTACAATATCTCTGTAGATTTTATCAATCTGGTCGAGAGGAAACTTATGTTTTCCCGAACGT comes from the Prosthecochloris marina genome and includes:
- the tpiA gene encoding triose-phosphate isomerase, which codes for MRKKIVVGNWKMNKTVAEASELASAILEHLGNSTLLCEVGIAPAFPALTEVGKVIGSSDIRLAAQNCHYEDDGAYTGEISVRMLESLGCAYVIIGHSERRQYFGETNRTVNLRVRKALAEGMQVIMCVGETLEEREGGITDKIVTEQVREGLKDVGDLGGVVLAYEPVWAIGTGKTATPEQAEEVHASIRATISDMFGESAAGNLRIQYGGSVKPSNAVELFAMPNIDGGLIGGASLKAEDFVAIVKAAG